One Lytechinus variegatus isolate NC3 chromosome 14, Lvar_3.0, whole genome shotgun sequence genomic region harbors:
- the LOC121428219 gene encoding vesicle-associated membrane protein 3-like isoform X2 has protein sequence MAAQPTQPTPAPTNKRLQQTQAQVDEVVDIMRVNVDKVLERDQALSVLDDRADALQHGASQFETNAGKLKRKYWWKNCKMMIILAVIIIVILIIIIVWATQA, from the exons GGCTGCACAACCAACACAACCCACCCCAGCACCAACCAACAAGAGGTTACAACAGACTCAAGCACAAGTTGATGAG GTGGTGGATATTATGAGAGTAAATGTTGACAAAGTTCTTGAGAGAGATCAGGCACTATCAGTCTTGGATGACCGTGCAG atGCCCTCCAGCATGGAGCATCACAGTTTGAGACGAATGCTGGTAAACTCAAACGAAAGTACTGGTGGAAAAACTGCAAGATGATGATCATTCTAgcagttattattattgtcattttaataattattatcg TGTGGGCCACACAGGCTTAG
- the LOC121428219 gene encoding vesicle-associated membrane protein 3-like isoform X1, translating to MAAQPTQPTPAPTNKRLQQTQAQVDEVVDIMRVNVDKVLERDQALSVLDDRADALQHGASQFETNAGKLKRKYWWKNCKMMIILAVIIIVILIIIIVAIVQSTKK from the exons GGCTGCACAACCAACACAACCCACCCCAGCACCAACCAACAAGAGGTTACAACAGACTCAAGCACAAGTTGATGAG GTGGTGGATATTATGAGAGTAAATGTTGACAAAGTTCTTGAGAGAGATCAGGCACTATCAGTCTTGGATGACCGTGCAG atGCCCTCCAGCATGGAGCATCACAGTTTGAGACGAATGCTGGTAAACTCAAACGAAAGTACTGGTGGAAAAACTGCAAGATGATGATCATTCTAgcagttattattattgtcattttaataattattatcg TTGCTATCGTGCAAAGCAccaaaaaataa